The sequence TCTCTCCCTCTGAGTACTTTCGCCTGTCACTCACAAGCGGACCCGATTACTTCGACACAAACACACTGCTCTACCAACAAACACCATTTCCGAGCCTTACCGTGCTTCGATGGCTTCGTGACTTCGACGAGGACGACGGTGTCGTTGCTCTGGACAGAGTGCGAGAGCGCCCAGTGGAGAGCAGCCTTGGCCTCTGAGCTCCGGTCCACCACGATCATGATCCTTCTACCGTGTTCCATCTCTTTCGTAGCTCCATCAGCGGCGAGCTCATCGTCCACGCTGCTAACCTTGCTTGCCTGGGGAGACAGAGGCCTCGATTCGATCGCCGGAGACCGGACTCTGACGCGTGTGGTGACGCGGTTCAAGCAGAAGCTTGGTAGCCGTGTGCTAGTCCTTCCCATTGATCCAAATGTTCCTCCTCTGAAACCGAAGCGTAAAGCTggggaggaggaggcggtggTGTTGGGGAGGGGGAGAAAGTAGTGAAGGCAGCACAACTGTCACAGCTTGTCTTTAAGGCCATGGTCCCTCTTCTTTCCCTTGTTGGGTGCAGCGGGCTCCATTCTCAACGTGGTAGCCATGAAAGCGTTGATCGAATAGGCAGATCTAAGCTCGACATCAATAACGAACATCTTGGTGCATGGAGGAACCAAATTGATTTGATTTGGGACAGAGAAGCTTTCAGTGCAGAATATTGCATGAATTTGCTCACCAAAGTCATTCTCCTGGCTGATGGATGCAAGCTTTCAACCTCACCCTCATTCCTCGCACCGAGTACCATaggacgaggaagaagaagcagaagctgCTATAGTTGGACGGAAGCTGTATCAATGTAACGGTTGCTATACATTCAATGACGGTCACAATCTCCGAGTGATCTATTTGCATTATTTGCACAGATATATGTTGAATGTAACGGTGGGCTATGTTATACCGGAATTCGGATAAGAACTGTTACCGAGTTTGTATAGCCTACAACAAAAAAGTGTGTCGGTTATACCGATATATGTTGATTGTTCGCAGCGAAAAGAAAGCACCAACATCGAAGCAAGACAGGTGGGTCCCGCTCCACTTAAGGACTTGCATTGGACCCAAATAAGAATTCGGATCGGGCAAGAAAGATCGTGCTCGATAAATATCGGGTTGGATATCGGATCCTTCAGTTGTATCCTtccaaaaagaacaaaagaagagGGAATCGGATCCATGTCGTGTAAGCGGGTCAACCGCTTCATCTGACACCCGGTAAAGCAAATCAGTGCCCTTCTAATAACGAGCTCGGAATCGCCGCTCGGTATTCATTCCTCCTGAATTCCTCGCCGTCGGCGAAATCTAccaaagaggaaggaggaggagattccAATCCCCAGAAACACCAAAGAGGGGCGCATAAAATTTGTGGGTTTCGCAGAGATTTCTTGATTCCGATGATTGTGATCGATGCGTGTCTCGTTGCATCCACTGGTAATTATCCTTAAATTCGATGTGCCCGATTTTTGATCCGGAAGATTTTAAGATAGAATTGGTGGATTTCAGATTTTCTGACAGAAACGAGTTAGATTTTGTTTTCCTGAGGCAGCTTATGTTCTGGATCTTGTTTTCGGCGGCCGGGAATTCGTTATGTAAACAGAACTGGACGAGAAAGAATGAAGGGATTCTGATGGCTGGCGAAGTCTTTGGTCTCTTGTGGATCCGTGTTTCTTATTTCTAAAGATCACTTATTTGGTTGTCGATCTCGATTATTTTTTATGTAGGGGTTTTGTATCCTTGGAATTCTTTTTGGTATATGGAATTGTTTGCTAGCTCTTCTTGGTGGGTTCCATGGTCTTTGAAGCTAATGCATCTATTTTTTTGCGAGTATTGGTTCTCAGGGTGCGGCTGATGCTGTGATTTCTTGCCAGATAAATCGCAAATGTTTCTCACTTAGTTGTCTTCTTAAACTTACTGAATTGTTCGCTTTTGTCAAAGTATTCGTTTGCTTTACCTCGAGTTATCTTTATTTAGATGAGGAAAACGGGAAATTTCTTCCGGAAAGCTTGATGTAATCAGGTCGTAGGATTGGGAGAGGAGGAGAGTGCCATCAGAATAATAGATCTGAACAGGGAAGTGAAGCTGGGAGTATGGGGTCTGTCTGTTCTTGCTTGCTTGCAGGAGACACTGAGGAATATCGACGTTCCAATGCTTTAAATTCCAGAAACTGCATCTGCCTCGGATGCTTGGCTCAGCAATTGATGAGTGTGGTACGTGTTTTCTTGTAATTATTGCGAAATGTCTACATCCGGAAGCTTACATACTTACATAGTTGCAAAAAGAGTGAAGTCCTCGTTGCAATGCCTTGCAGCTCCACCTTTTGTTAGCTTTCGTCCAAGTTGCTTGGATCAGCTTAGTGATATAGAAACAAATAATTGACCTCATTTTCCTGCATGTTGTTAGTAAAAAAATTCATTCTACTGCTTTGGTCTCTATCCTAGCTTTTTATAGTTTATACTGTGAATCTTAGCTTGCAGCTTCTGTTCTTGATTACCTACAATAATGCAAGAGAGAATATTAAATACTTTGACATAATCAAAGTTTACAGTCCTATGCGCTTCATGTGCAGGACATACACGACATGAGCAATCAAAGATACAAGCTCCAATCAGTAAATTATACATAGATCAGTACTATACAACATTCAGGAATTCTAAGTATTACTCATAAGCTTTTCTCCTAGAAGTTATGTCTTATAGAGAAATATAAAAGGGATCCTGTATTACATGTATGACATTGGAAGGCACTTAAACTTGTAGCTTCACAAATATCAAGTGTGTCAAATCATTATCTGGACTCCGAAAGAAGCTAATATGAGCTGTCAGGTAATTCAATTTACCTTGAGCTTAAAATAGATTGTATATTATTAAAGTTAACTTTAGCAGAAAATGACATTATATAAGGGAACAAGTTGAACGATTCCTTTTTTCTGCTAAGTTGGAGGTAACACTAACTAGGGATAGATAAGGGGAATCATTCTAAGATGATTTTTACTTGTCTAATGGAGACCTCTTCATGAATAAGGCAAGGTCCGTCAATTTAAACTAGAAGCTCTAGGTGGGGAGAGAAAAATAAGAGAGACTGACCCTTGTTTTATGTGTTATCCCCTCCTCGCAAGCACAGATATTGGAAATTGCTGGCTCCCATAGTGTGATGATGGGCTGTAGAATGAACTCGATGTCATGTGATTGATTGGAAAATAAGAATGATTTTGGCTTCAAGATTATGCTAGACAATTTTGAGATATGGTAAAGAGTAGCTTTTTTATGGGAGACTAATAGGCATGTCTTGTTTTAGGAAGACTTAAGAAGTAATCTTAGATTCTCTTCCTTTTAGGTACTTACATTTGGATAAAATTAAATGAACAAAAATGAAGTATATAGCTAACTAGAAGTCTAGATAGCAAACTTTATTTTGGTTTGTAGAAGCTAAACTTAGTTATCGAACATTGTTTATACTAGTCTGTTGGCAGGTATGGCTACTATGATAGCTCAATCTTGTGCTTGCATAACCTGTACAATTGTTGGTATTGTAACACCCTGATTAGTCCTACGTTGAAAATGATCAAGATTAAGATAGACTTATAAAGGTTTGATGaatatactactatcaacttcagcttaagcatttgggCTAGTGATCTTAGGCCATAAGATGATGGTTCAGTTATCTAACAGGCTTGAGCAGGAAAGGACTACCCATGGATGAAGCTCgagaactcgtcacggcgtggagctaACATCGAACTACGTCTCACATGCACCATACTAGAGTTTGATTTGGGTTATGCTGGgtcttgacgaggacgtcgagCCCTTAAATTGGAGAGTTTATAACACCCCTATTAGTTTCACGTTGGAAGTAGACAAGACTAAGACTTATAAAGGTCTGATGAATGTACTACTATCAATtttagcttaaatattttgaCTAGTAGTTTAGGCCAAACGAAATTGATGGGTCACTTATTCCATCAGACTCAGGTCCTAACAGGTATAGTTTGATAAAATATGCTACCACTTGACATGTTGTTTATGGTTTTAGCCATGAGACTAGGTGAGTTGCTCAATGAACTCATGAGCAATAGGGTATTCTTCATATGAGATAATAATAAGGATGAATTTGAAAATGACAACTTGAAAGACCAAATAATTTCCATATTTCAACATAAAAACATACTGGTACTTTGTACAAGTTTGTTGTGAAGATGCACTGTCTTGAGTTAATTGACAGCCGACCTTTATTTAGTTGgttatattttgattgatttaTGGACAAAGCAGTTTGAGTCTGGATAGGACAAACTTACTGAAAATTAATTGTGAAACTAACATCTTGTATTAGGACATGCTTCAAGGTAATGATGGGGAGCTAGATGTTAAACTTGACTGTTATATACTTTTTTGTCTTTCAGAAAATGTTAGAGAAGAACTTTTGTCCATATTGACTGTTTCCAATAGTGAGAAAAGCCATTTTTGAACTTCCTTCTTGCAGTACACTGCACTATTTCGAAGAGAGGATATGCATGCTGTTCCTTCATCTTTACAGGAAAGAGTTGCTCTTGCTTCTCCAGCACTAACCATGGATGACTCTGTACCTGATACATATCACTCTCCTCCCAGGCCTATACCATATGATGATCCTAGATTTACTCAGCATGATGGCCTTATCTCGAGGAATGAAAAGTTTTTAAGCCATTTTCATCAGGAATCTGAACCACTTAGAAGTAACACTAATAGTGAGACAGAATCAAAGATGAAAGGCAAGTGTAAGTCAAACTATGATGGAGGATCCAAACTATGTCAGCCTGAGTCTTCATTGAAGCACTTCTCTGCCGAAGCCAGAAAAGAAGTAACATATATTTTTCCTTCTTCTGAAGATGAGGATGTTTGTCCAACGTGTCTTGAAGGTAAATTGAGAGATCTGGTTATTTACTTTTATTGTATGCctatctaataataaataaattatcctAAAGTATTGGCTAAACTAAGTTTACCTTTTGGCTTAACTGATTGGCGCAAACTTCTTGACATGCTGTACAATTAAGGAGATCACTATGTTTTAATAGCAACCTTCAAAAGGTGACTAAAATATCTAAACATTCCTCTCATAAATATCagttatatatcattatatttctGCCTTGTGACATTTCACCTTGTGTAAAGAAGAAAATTACACCTTGTATATGCTTAATCAATATTCACAGTAATTGGGCTTACATTTACTTGATGATGTCATCATAAATTATTCAGGAAATAAAGGTCAATTGTACTTCGATGTATTCATAAAATTCTGATCTTTGACGTTACTTTGCAGAATATACTTCTGAAGACCCCAAGATAACAATGCAATGCTCTCATCATTTCCATCTTGGTTGTATATATGAGTGGATGGAGAGAAGTGATGCATGTCCTGTTTGCGGCAAGGTAACTAGTTTGTCATTATCTGCCATTGATTTTATCAATCCTCATATACTAATGACATTTTTGTTATTGTAGTCTATGTTGAATTTATAGGCCATGCGATCTAAGATAACATCAATATGTAAAATAAATCAAACATGATGCATTAGATAAAACAATTGCTTGGTACTATCCCTGGAGTTCTAAGATCTGCAGCTTGTACCATTTATTTTAGCAAATAGATAGTATCCTGCAAATAGACCATACATCTACTTATAGGAGTTTCTTGTTTGATTTCAATAGTCACAACCAACAAACTGTCCGCTACGTGCATTGCCTTTCTAATATCCCAACTTTCTTATATCCACCGCTGACATGTATCAGTGATCATGTAATTAACAACTGTTCCTCAAAATGCAAGAAATTACTATTTATATTTCATGTTGAAAAACTTAATTTTCAATTCAACTTTTCTGATAAATTAAGGGTCCTAACCTTGCAACATCATATTAAAGAAGaaattatagtttatatattttgCATTTCAGGACATGTAACATTAATCTGGTTAAATTTATGACTCATTTTCTTGGCACTATGATTTTTCTCATCTCATACCGTGTTCCAAATTCCAAACGGTGGTATTTGAATTCTGACATACACTTTCAGGATATTTTACGGTTTTTGGGAATTATATATTTCGAATGGCCTACTAATGAAATATATACTGCTGCACAATACGCCTCCTTTCAGTGGCTGACTACACTGTAATTAGCTTTGGTTCATTTGGCATATTTCTGCACATTAATCGTTTCTTTTTCATGCTCTATACTTCATTGTGAACATAAGATCACATAATGCAACACTACAGCTGCTTGTCATTTCCTATTATTTAAACCTTTGTAAGGCATTAGGCAATGAATTATCGCAAAGTTATTTTGTGCCAACTCCGTGTTCTACTGTCTTTGCCGCTTACCTAGGGAATTAACTCAAGTTGACTGGAGGTTGCTACAAATGTCTAAATTTAATTCATTACTGAACTTCCAATACAATCATAATGGACTTTGTTGTTGAAACAAGTAACTCGCCCGTTTAAACATTTCTTCGGCCAGGCATCCAAGTGCTGAAATATGGATCTTCACAAAGTTTCAGTATATATAGCAACAAAAGACATGTTGATCCGGGTTGTTTATGAAAAGGTTTTGATTTTATGTGCGGCATCAGTGGTTACTTACTtgctttcatttttcttttaacaGATGATGGTATTCAAGGAAGCAACATGATCATTCCACATATATCTTTGATAAATTTATTCATTTGGACATATGCAGGGAATATGTGTACTTCGTATTTCAtagtgtgtatatacatatatcatgaaGTATATATCAATGCCATAAGTCTTCCGGTGTCGTTTCACAGGCTTTGATATTGTTGAATATTTTAGTATATACAATTGAAGTCAACCGTGACTTATTCGCTCATATAGATTTTTACGGTTCTTCTGTTGCCTCCATACTGATGTACACATAGCTGCCCAGACAGTTGCTTGGATGTTTGTACAGAAAAAGAAATGTTGTTATTGTCATTCCTCTTGTAAGAATTTGTTCTGACGGTAGAAAGTGACTCATGACCTTGTCATTCTGAAGATCCTTGAAGGATGCCCTCCTGTAGCAATTTGGTTTCCTGGTGAAAAGTGAATACAATATATGATCCTGTTTCCTTGGAGTAgcaattcttttcctttttccatcagttgttgttgttgatgagtTCGAGTCGAGAGCACATGATTGACCTGATTGCTCCGATTCTGATCTACTCGATGATTTTTGGCAAAATTTTTATCGCCACAATTGGcaaccaaaaggaaaaaaaaaagacaatttcTTCGGTTTTTACTAGCAATTCCACGAGAGGTGTATTCTCGGAACAATGTTTAAGCTGCAGAAGGTTTCATCCAAGAATCATGAGGTAAAGGTAATCAGGAGTCTCTTTTTCCTACCTCAAATGAATCGGTACAGCTGCAGAGGGAGGGAGGACATAAGCAAAAGATGCAGCTACCTCAAAGGTTGTTACTAGAATACCTTTGCACAAAGGAACCGAGAATTAGAAGCCCCACAATGTTTTTATCGTCCATTATTTTACAGTATTGTTTTCGATATATACAAACGAGCTATCGCACACGATAGAAGCATAGGTTAGAAAATGCATTACAGGGAGACTTCTGACGGATTGCTCCAAGTCCAAATTGGAATATGGGTGGGTCGGAGGGATAAAACACTCCACAGCTTGACTTGGATTATACTTTTACTACAATACAATAGTAACTGGACCTGCATGGGTGGGAAGCGCGTCTCAGTCCGTCCTTCACAGGCGAAGCATCCATGGTGGCAGAACAGCGCCGTTACACCGGGCGAAGGACTGCTCGGCGGCTTCCTCCACGACTGAGCCCGTGGGTTGGTGGTTTCTGCAATATTAGATTGATCATACCACCTTTGCTTTGCTCTGATCGTTTCTTGCTTGATAAGATGTTTAATGAGGAAAAATATGAGTACAAATTCAACTGACATGCCAATTAATCTATCTATTATGCAAATTCAACTGACAAATGACTGAGCCTACAAAACTGTTGGTCTCGCCACTTTGCATGCTCATCCCTCAACCAGATAAAAAACTAGGTCAACTTTAGCTGTCAAATAAATTTCTCGATCTAGAGTTAGCTAGCTAATTACAGTAGCTAATTTGTAATTAGCCTCAAAGAATAACATTATGTAAAAGCAACAAGAATtaacaagtaaatattttttcattcattgcaCACCATGTGCTCTTCACTCTTTTTATTTGGGGGGAGAAAGGCATTGTTAGAGAGAAATGTATAAAGTCAAAAAGCTTGACGCCCATAAATTTGGGTTAAGAATGCTCGTGAAATATTTTTATTGCAAGGGAAAGAAGTACGTGATAGaacattctaaacttggggttgatctctttaggggatcggcctccttggaattctataggggttcctccctccaagttgctgctcaaagactgtagaaaagattcatctattgtttaacaaaagaaaaggaatacatggctatttatagggcttctaaaccctaactcataataggacttctacttaagactcttacttctaactaactcctaatatgactcatactcaagacttctattcccttacaactcctaattcttctctaagaaaaaacctcctaacagaatgtctctctcaattaggactctcttagttagagtcctaatagagtgtccctctcaattaggactctcatagctagattcctaacagaatgtccctctcaattaggactctcctagctagagtcttaacagacccgccctcttcaaatcagtcttgtcctcaaggctgagattccatgaactcagggaaccgggtcttcagctcctcatatggttcccatgtgacgtcttcaagtggtagattattccagtgcactagtactttagtagagggatgtcggcgacgcatcacgatcctgcgatcgaggatggcctgtggttgggcttgaataactccatcctcagttgtgttgggcagttggatctggggtgactcgtgttctcccaacttgggctttaggcatgatacgtggaagataggatgaattttggcatcctcaagtaatttaagtctgtatgccacggctccaatacgctctgtgatctgatagggcccataaaaacgtggggatagcttcatggaggctcgagtgttgatagagagttgtttgtatggttgtaggcaaagataaacccaatctcccactgaaaattctcttttacttcgtcgtgtgtcggcttgctgcttcattctggcttgagcagtagagagattatcttttaacagttgtaagagtttgtctctatcaatcaattcttggtcaacctgatctaccttggccaagccaattacatactttggaatcacaggtgctggtcgaccatacaatgcttcataaggggcacattttgtagatgaatgatatgtagtattataccaccatttggcccagggaaaccatttcgcccactcttttggtcgatcgctagcgaaacaccggaggtacgtctctaagcacctatttaccacctctgtttggccgtcagtttgtggatgctatgctgtgctcatcttgagtttggtgccttataactgaaataactcggtccaaaatttactagtgaagatcctgtcacgatcacttatgatggaccttggcatcccatgcagtttaacaatattttctatgaaaatctgggcaatactagcagcagtgtagggatttctcacagcacaaaaatgagcatatttcgtaagtcgatcaaccaccacgagaatcgtgcttttacctttggaagatggcagcccttcaatgaagtccatggagatgtcagtccacactgagtctggtatgggtagtggttgtagcttccctggatttgccacagtttcacccttgttctgttgacatatatcacattgtgccacatattcagcaataatttttttcatccatctccaataaaaattttgcttcactcttttgtaggttcttaggaatccagagtgccctattgaaggtatagagtgcatttcatgcaagatgattgcgatgcaaggggagtcaggtataagcacaatgcgacttttgtagcgtaaatccctcgaatctcaagtgtagtgggctattgcacttggatcctcctccaatttttttatgatcttgttgatctctggatcctttttccattcttccctaatgtcctcgaggagactggtggtaggaagggagatggctgaaaccttagcttgttcaggtagccgtgagagtacatctgcaacaacgttttctttcccctttttgtaaataatttcataatcaaatccaagaagtttggttacccatttttgctgctcaggggatgatatcttttgctccaaaaagtactcgaggcttttatggtcagttttaatttgaaatcgtcggccgattaggtagggtctccacctcgttactgcgtgtacaatggcaagcatctccttatcatatactgacatgttttgatgggaaggagatattgccttgctagtgtatgcgagtggtcgaccattttgcatgagaacgactccaattccgactccagat comes from Musa acuminata AAA Group cultivar baxijiao chromosome BXJ3-3, Cavendish_Baxijiao_AAA, whole genome shotgun sequence and encodes:
- the LOC135585501 gene encoding E3 ubiquitin-protein ligase At3g02290-like isoform X4 — its product is MGSVCSCLLAGDTEEYRRSNALNSRNCICLGCLAQQLMSVERVALASPALTMDDSVPDTYHSPPRPIPYDDPRFTQHDGLISRNEKFLSHFHQESEPLRSNTNSETESKMKGKCKSNYDGGSKLCQPESSLKHFSAEARKEVTYIFPSSEDEDVCPTCLEEYTSEDPKITMQCSHHFHLGCIYEWMERSDACPVCGKMMVFKEAT
- the LOC135585501 gene encoding E3 ubiquitin-protein ligase At3g02290-like isoform X2, which codes for MGSVCSCLLAGDTEEYRRSNALNSRNCICLGCLAQQLMSVYTALFRREDMHAVPSSLQERVALASPALTMDDSVPDTYHSPPRPIPYDDPRFTQHDGLISRNEKFLSHFHQESEPLRSNTNSETESKMKGKCKSNYDGGSKLCQPESSLKHFSAEARKEVTYIFPSSEDEDVCPTCLEEYTSEDPKITMQCSHHFHLGCIYEWMERSDACPVCGKGINSS
- the LOC135585501 gene encoding E3 ubiquitin-protein ligase At3g02290-like isoform X3; the protein is MGSVCSCLLAGDTEEYRRSNALNSRNCICLGCLAQQLMSVYTALFRREDMHAVPSSLQERVALASPALTMDDSVPDTYHSPPRPIPYDDPRFTQHDGLISRNEKFLSHFHQESEPLRSNTNSETESKMKGKCKSNYDGGSKLCQPESSLKHFSAEARKEVTYIFPSSEDEDVCPTCLEEYTSEDPKITMQCSHHFHLGCIYEWMERSDACPVCGKASKC
- the LOC135585501 gene encoding E3 ubiquitin-protein ligase At3g02290-like isoform X1 gives rise to the protein MGSVCSCLLAGDTEEYRRSNALNSRNCICLGCLAQQLMSVYTALFRREDMHAVPSSLQERVALASPALTMDDSVPDTYHSPPRPIPYDDPRFTQHDGLISRNEKFLSHFHQESEPLRSNTNSETESKMKGKCKSNYDGGSKLCQPESSLKHFSAEARKEVTYIFPSSEDEDVCPTCLEEYTSEDPKITMQCSHHFHLGCIYEWMERSDACPVCGKMMVFKEAT